The Niastella koreensis GR20-10 genome includes a window with the following:
- a CDS encoding RNA polymerase sigma factor, with translation MKNPGHHIIAGFQQGSKDAFATVYNMHYSRLYSFIKKVIGDREEAQDITAETFVKLWKLRANFNTEENIKAFLYITARNACMDYLRYRQRQTVNKQAFGYTVPQQEEGNSIPNDEIKTAVLKQLHSEIENLPTQCKRIFKMAWLEGKKNAAIAAQLSLTEQTVRNQKARAIKLLRLALENYNMELFVLFILMMV, from the coding sequence ATGAAGAATCCGGGGCACCACATTATTGCTGGTTTTCAACAGGGAAGCAAAGACGCCTTTGCTACAGTGTATAATATGCACTATAGCCGCCTGTACAGCTTCATCAAAAAGGTGATCGGGGATAGGGAAGAGGCGCAGGATATTACCGCCGAAACGTTTGTAAAGCTGTGGAAGCTGCGTGCCAATTTTAATACGGAAGAGAATATAAAAGCATTCTTATATATTACAGCCCGTAATGCCTGTATGGATTATCTGCGGTACAGGCAACGGCAAACTGTAAACAAACAGGCTTTCGGCTATACGGTACCCCAACAGGAGGAAGGCAATTCCATACCCAATGATGAAATAAAAACCGCCGTATTGAAACAGCTGCACAGCGAAATTGAAAATTTGCCCACCCAGTGCAAACGCATCTTCAAAATGGCCTGGCTCGAAGGCAAGAAGAATGCAGCCATCGCCGCACAATTATCCCTCACTGAACAAACAGTTCGCAATCAAAAAGCACGCGCCATTAAACTATTAAGGCTTGCCCTGGAGAATTACAACATGGAATTGTTTGTGTTGTTTATACTGATGATGGTGTAA
- a CDS encoding TIGR03364 family FAD-dependent oxidoreductase produces the protein MAKPTAIVIGAGITGLAMARALAIKGYAVTTLERNQQATGASIRNFGMIWPIGQPEGKWYERAIRSRNIWQEISKTGAFHCEQSGSLHLAYNQNEWQVLEELYELFRLERQVTLLTPEQVLEKSPAVVPQQLMGALYSTEEAIVDPREAIAWLPFYLQERHGIEFKWGKCVSYIADNTVYVGLNEQYNADLIFICSGADFETLYPEVFGKIPVTRCKLQMIRFEAQPDKWEIGPSLCGGLSLIHYKSFAKASSLLLLRRRYEQELPEHVRWGVHVMVSQNSRYELTVGDSHEYGLSPDPFDKASINQLIIDYLQTFARFKSNTITSTWNGVYAKLTNGESHLFESPEPGVYIFNGLGGAGMTLSFGLAEEIIAGL, from the coding sequence ATGGCAAAACCAACTGCAATTGTAATTGGCGCGGGGATAACCGGACTGGCAATGGCGCGTGCGCTGGCCATAAAAGGATATGCAGTAACCACCCTGGAGCGCAATCAACAGGCCACTGGCGCATCCATAAGGAATTTTGGAATGATCTGGCCTATTGGACAGCCGGAAGGGAAGTGGTACGAGCGGGCCATTCGCAGCCGGAACATCTGGCAGGAGATTAGTAAAACCGGCGCTTTTCATTGCGAGCAGAGCGGCAGTTTGCACCTGGCCTATAATCAAAATGAATGGCAGGTGTTGGAGGAGTTGTATGAACTGTTCAGGTTAGAAAGACAGGTAACCCTGCTTACCCCCGAACAGGTATTGGAAAAATCACCCGCCGTGGTGCCACAGCAGTTAATGGGGGCATTGTACAGTACCGAAGAAGCCATTGTGGATCCCCGGGAAGCAATTGCCTGGTTGCCATTCTATTTACAGGAGCGGCACGGCATTGAATTCAAATGGGGCAAATGCGTTAGTTATATTGCCGATAACACCGTATACGTTGGGTTGAATGAACAATACAACGCCGACCTGATCTTTATATGCAGCGGCGCCGATTTTGAGACCCTGTACCCCGAAGTATTTGGGAAAATCCCCGTTACCCGGTGCAAATTGCAGATGATACGGTTTGAAGCCCAACCCGATAAATGGGAGATAGGCCCCTCGTTATGCGGTGGGTTATCGCTGATCCATTATAAAAGTTTCGCCAAAGCGTCCTCTTTGCTGTTATTGCGCCGCAGGTACGAACAGGAATTGCCTGAGCATGTACGGTGGGGAGTGCATGTAATGGTATCGCAAAATAGCCGGTACGAACTAACGGTGGGAGACTCCCATGAATATGGGTTATCGCCCGATCCGTTTGATAAAGCAAGCATTAATCAATTGATTATTGATTACTTACAAACCTTTGCCCGGTTCAAAAGCAATACCATTACCTCCACCTGGAATGGGGTGTATGCAAAACTCACCAATGGAGAAAGTCATCTGTTTGAATCGCCCGAACCGGGGGTTTACATTTTTAACGGGCTGGGGGGAGCCGGCATGACCCTCTCGTTCGGACTGGCAGAAGAAATAATAGCTGGCTTGTAA
- a CDS encoding DUF5690 family protein, producing MNITLSPTYTKKQVSTSVVLAVVAFMAYTSVYAYRKPFTVATFNDLTFAGIKYQTLLIISQGLGYMLSKFFGIRFIAELKRYGRWKTSALLVGAAWLSLGVFGLVPAPWGMLCLFVNGFMLGFMWGIVFSYVEGRRATDFIGAVMAVSFIFAGGFTRSVALWVRDDWQVPEQWLAFVTGLFFVVPLIGLFYLLEKMPPPDESDVQERTKRQPMTREERRLFFIQFGSGVVAVILAYLFLTIMRDVRDNFMVNIFSELGYGSKPAIFTQTETSISLVILLVMSLLVFIRNNIRALKLAHVAVIAGFLLAGISSALFIAGMLNGLLWMQLAGLGLYMGYIPFNCIFFERLIASFKIAGNVGFLIYVVDAWGYLGSSAVMLSKEIFRLQLTWTQFYPACVVLFSVAGLLGTFFSWFYFIKKYKKAAEHRTLNA from the coding sequence TTGAATATCACACTCTCGCCAACTTATACAAAAAAGCAGGTCAGCACCTCGGTGGTGCTGGCGGTTGTGGCGTTTATGGCGTATACCTCGGTATATGCATACCGCAAGCCATTTACCGTAGCCACCTTCAATGACCTCACATTTGCCGGTATAAAATACCAGACCCTGCTTATCATTAGCCAGGGACTGGGGTATATGCTCAGTAAATTTTTTGGTATCCGGTTCATAGCCGAACTTAAGCGCTATGGCCGCTGGAAAACAAGTGCGCTGTTAGTAGGCGCCGCCTGGTTGAGTTTAGGGGTGTTTGGGCTGGTGCCCGCGCCCTGGGGTATGTTATGCCTGTTTGTAAACGGCTTTATGCTGGGTTTTATGTGGGGCATTGTATTCAGTTATGTAGAAGGACGGCGGGCAACGGATTTTATCGGCGCAGTTATGGCGGTGAGTTTCATATTTGCCGGCGGTTTTACCCGCTCGGTGGCCTTGTGGGTGCGTGACGACTGGCAGGTACCCGAACAATGGCTGGCCTTTGTAACCGGGCTATTTTTCGTAGTGCCGTTGATAGGGCTGTTTTATTTGTTGGAGAAAATGCCCCCGCCCGATGAAAGCGATGTACAGGAAAGAACGAAACGGCAACCGATGACGCGCGAAGAACGCCGGTTGTTTTTTATACAATTCGGCAGCGGCGTGGTGGCTGTAATCCTGGCTTACCTGTTCCTGACCATTATGCGCGATGTGCGCGACAATTTCATGGTGAACATCTTCAGTGAGCTGGGCTATGGTTCAAAACCGGCCATCTTTACCCAAACCGAAACTTCCATTTCCCTGGTGATCTTACTGGTAATGAGCCTGCTGGTGTTTATCCGCAATAACATCCGCGCCTTAAAACTGGCCCACGTGGCAGTGATCGCAGGTTTTTTGCTCGCCGGTATCTCCTCAGCTTTATTTATTGCAGGAATGCTCAATGGTTTGTTGTGGATGCAACTGGCCGGACTGGGTTTATATATGGGCTACATCCCCTTTAACTGTATCTTTTTTGAACGACTGATAGCGTCATTTAAAATAGCAGGTAATGTGGGTTTTTTGATCTATGTGGTAGATGCCTGGGGCTACCTGGGCAGCTCGGCCGTGATGTTATCAAAAGAAATATTCCGGTTACAATTAACCTGGACGCAGTTCTATCCGGCTTGCGTGGTCCTGTTTTCTGTAGCAGGGTTATTGGGAACTTTTTTTTCCTGGTTCTACTTTATTAAGAAGTACAAAAAAGCTGCTGAACACAGAACGCTTAATGCTTAA
- a CDS encoding HAD hydrolase-like protein has protein sequence MNNIQLVVFDIAGTTVQDTGNVAKAFIDAFGEFNMDIPADTVNHVMGFRKIDAIKILVPDDSNEALIEQIHKAFTRNILELYKNDSGLQPLPYAEETFQQLKQAGVKIALNTGFTRVVTNAILKRLQWNTPGMIDTVICSDEVPEGRPQPYMIRHIMEQLQVSDSKAVAKVGDTRVDVEEGRNAGCGLVISVTTGAYIREELELYQPDHIIDSLAELPGLL, from the coding sequence ATGAACAACATACAATTAGTGGTTTTTGATATAGCAGGAACAACCGTACAGGACACCGGCAATGTAGCCAAAGCGTTTATCGATGCATTCGGGGAATTTAATATGGATATCCCGGCCGATACGGTGAACCATGTTATGGGTTTCAGAAAAATTGATGCGATAAAAATCCTGGTGCCCGATGATAGTAATGAGGCCCTGATAGAACAGATTCATAAGGCATTTACCCGGAACATACTGGAGCTGTATAAAAACGATTCCGGCTTACAACCGCTGCCATATGCAGAAGAAACTTTTCAGCAATTGAAACAGGCTGGGGTAAAGATCGCCCTCAATACCGGTTTTACCCGCGTTGTTACCAATGCCATTCTGAAGCGGTTACAATGGAATACGCCCGGCATGATTGATACAGTGATCTGCAGCGATGAAGTACCGGAGGGGCGCCCACAGCCATATATGATCCGGCACATCATGGAGCAATTGCAGGTTAGCGATAGTAAAGCCGTTGCTAAAGTGGGCGATACCAGGGTAGATGTGGAAGAAGGCCGGAATGCCGGTTGTGGTTTGGTAATAAGTGTTACTACCGGTGCTTATATCCGTGAGGAACTGGAATTATATCAGCCCGATCACATTATCGACAGCCTGGCTGAATTACCAGGGCTATTATAG
- a CDS encoding phosphonate degradation HD-domain oxygenase has protein sequence MNSTLATNIANEIIQLYKQYGGSEYAGEKVTQLEHMVQAARLAEQQGYEEEVILAAFLHDIGHICEAAHEHNAMDGWGIKDHEEVGAVFLKEKGFSKRLSRLVESHVEAKRYLTWKDPLYYEQLSEASKKTLEYQGGPMLTDEAVAFEQDPLFHLIIQMRHWDDVAKIEGMEVSGLDRYREMIVRHLLES, from the coding sequence ATGAACAGTACATTGGCCACCAACATTGCAAATGAAATTATTCAACTGTATAAACAATATGGCGGGAGTGAATATGCCGGTGAAAAGGTAACGCAGCTGGAGCATATGGTGCAGGCCGCGCGTTTGGCCGAACAGCAGGGCTATGAAGAAGAAGTGATCCTGGCTGCCTTTCTCCACGACATCGGGCATATTTGTGAGGCCGCGCACGAGCACAATGCTATGGATGGTTGGGGCATTAAAGACCATGAAGAAGTGGGAGCCGTTTTTTTAAAGGAGAAAGGGTTCTCCAAAAGATTATCCCGCCTGGTTGAATCGCATGTAGAAGCCAAACGGTACCTCACCTGGAAAGATCCTCTGTATTATGAACAATTGTCAGAAGCTAGTAAGAAAACGCTGGAATATCAGGGCGGCCCCATGTTAACCGACGAAGCCGTAGCATTTGAACAAGACCCCCTGTTTCATCTTATTATTCAAATGCGGCACTGGGATGATGTGGCGAAGATAGAAGGGATGGAGGTGTCTGGGTTGGATAGATACAGGGAGATGATTGTTAGGCATCTTTTGGAGAGTTGA
- a CDS encoding SusD/RagB family nutrient-binding outer membrane lipoprotein, whose amino-acid sequence MKRIQYIPLFLALAFTACKKSFNDMNKNENKPSSVQPSLLLNGIEFNMYEAPNNMKERWCQYYCCNYDYYGNNRYDFGSGDDYYATLKNVTKMEEEAIKGGAASLNPYTTLAKFFKAYFFTKMSLAMGDLPMTSALQGRANLTPDYDSQKKIFQQSLLWLDSANNELAQLITAKDNTLERDFYYGNDLSKWQKLVNTYRIRLLIHLSKRTDDADINVKQQFAAIVGNKTKYPIMEDATDNLQFVYVHPSNDYPMNPGTFGFDGSRYNTSGTYIGLLTQLQDPRVFVTAEPAAALVTAGKSTTSYDAYLGASPGEDLGAMYIKANGGQYSLINRRHYYQTYLGENSIQIGFAEMCFNIAEGIARGWAASGALGTAEDYYKAGIKTSMAFYGIPESGKFNAYFIKDGSPGGSDAKYDVVSINVDFGAYYAQTAVTYAGNNAAGITQILNQKYLALFRHSGLESYFTYRRTGVPNFTTGPGTGNSGRIAMRFQYPVNEKAGNTTNYTKALQGQFNGNDDINGLMWIIK is encoded by the coding sequence ATGAAACGTATTCAATATATCCCCTTGTTTCTTGCACTGGCTTTTACTGCTTGCAAGAAGTCGTTTAACGACATGAACAAAAATGAGAACAAACCGTCTTCGGTGCAACCTTCGCTGCTGTTGAACGGTATTGAGTTCAATATGTATGAGGCGCCTAATAACATGAAAGAACGCTGGTGCCAGTATTATTGCTGTAATTATGATTATTATGGCAATAACCGCTACGATTTTGGATCGGGCGATGATTATTACGCCACGTTGAAGAATGTGACTAAAATGGAAGAGGAAGCCATCAAAGGCGGAGCCGCTTCATTGAATCCTTATACTACGCTGGCTAAATTCTTCAAAGCTTATTTCTTTACAAAAATGAGTCTTGCCATGGGCGATCTGCCAATGACAAGCGCCTTACAGGGCAGGGCCAATCTTACCCCGGATTATGACAGCCAGAAAAAGATCTTCCAGCAATCACTGTTGTGGTTAGACAGCGCCAATAATGAGCTGGCCCAACTGATAACCGCCAAAGACAACACGCTGGAGCGGGATTTTTATTACGGCAACGATCTTTCTAAATGGCAGAAGCTGGTAAATACCTACCGCATCCGTTTGCTGATCCATTTAAGTAAAAGAACTGATGATGCAGACATAAACGTTAAACAGCAGTTTGCCGCCATTGTTGGCAATAAGACGAAGTATCCCATTATGGAAGATGCTACCGATAACCTGCAGTTTGTATACGTGCATCCTTCCAACGACTATCCGATGAACCCAGGCACGTTTGGGTTCGATGGATCACGCTATAACACTTCCGGCACCTACATAGGTTTGTTAACCCAGTTACAGGACCCACGGGTATTTGTAACAGCAGAACCTGCCGCCGCCCTGGTAACAGCGGGAAAAAGCACCACCAGTTACGATGCCTACCTGGGCGCCAGTCCGGGTGAAGATCTCGGCGCTATGTATATCAAAGCCAATGGCGGACAGTATTCACTCATCAATCGCCGGCATTATTATCAAACCTATTTGGGCGAGAATTCGATCCAGATCGGGTTTGCTGAAATGTGTTTCAATATTGCAGAGGGTATAGCCAGGGGCTGGGCCGCTTCAGGCGCCCTGGGAACTGCAGAAGATTATTATAAAGCAGGGATAAAAACATCCATGGCTTTTTATGGTATCCCCGAATCAGGTAAGTTCAATGCTTACTTCATCAAAGACGGTAGTCCGGGTGGTTCAGATGCAAAATATGATGTTGTATCGATCAATGTTGACTTCGGCGCTTATTATGCGCAAACAGCCGTTACTTATGCCGGTAATAATGCAGCCGGTATAACCCAGATACTCAATCAGAAATACCTGGCGCTGTTCCGTCATTCGGGCCTGGAATCATATTTCACATATCGCCGTACCGGCGTGCCCAACTTTACCACGGGACCTGGTACCGGTAACAGCGGCCGTATTGCCATGCGCTTTCAATATCCGGTAAACGAAAAGGCAGGCAATACCACCAATTATACAAAAGCACTGCAAGGTCAGTTCAATGGTAATGACGATATCAATGGTCTTATGTGGATCATAAAATAA
- a CDS encoding SusC/RagA family TonB-linked outer membrane protein: MGVHTFKRATIFLWLLVIPFLVQAQRSITGKVVSAKDNAPVAGASVQIKGSGTGTSSNEAGAFTIQVKEGDMLIVSGVGFDTKQIKITGEDNLTITLSESTKDLSEVVVTALGVKKETKKLGYAVQEVKGDILVKARDQNPITGLTGKVAGLSVGASAELLRKPTVLLRGNEINLYVVDGIPISTDTWNISPDDIETYTVLKGPAAAALYGSRAQYGAILITMKKGTKAKKGFSVEFNSTNSIDKGFLAFPRVQDEYGPGENALYAFGNGKGGGKNDNDYDVWGPRFEGQLIPQYDGAYDPTQTYVTTYPGGHNQDYTGHIKPTPWIARGVNNLGRFLQTGFQSTNNVALSASGENYNMRFSMSHSYQKSIIPNMGLNITNFNVYAGVNVNPRLKIEANVNYNRQYTPNFPDVDYGPNSLIYNVGIWTGADWDVESPDLKAIWNPSKIGIQSVFAEYQRYHNPWFMVKEWLRGHYKNDLFGYVSANFKINNNLNVTARTQATTYGLLRTESMPFSAHPYGREGGLGDYREDHRNLFENNSELLLAYNYNVKKFVNLSGLAGGNVRSFTYNSTFTSTDYMTVPGVYTFSNTLNPVQSSSFSSDMRVYSAYYSLDAAFDKYATVSVTGRLDKSSALPKAHNSYFYPAVSAATVISDYVQLPSVISYLKARGSFAVVHGDATSPTIGMTPFSTISAFGATPSGNSLYDYVLGYGNNYQSPYGGPDYSLAAVYSMNKPYNNQSAAAYTNNLYDPNIKTFNRVNYEEGFDIKLLQNRLGLSATAFQYVDGPRILANPISTASGYNYYYLNALKTQKTGYELSLNGSPLKMHNGLFWDVTVNWSTFQDKYKELPPGQTTYQTFFKNGDRVDKLFTSAFVKTADGRIIHDDAGKPLQNPVSQFLGYLNADYQWSIYNKVGYKGFTLGFQFDGSVGGVTTDYIHNKTMRGGRNIETVQGALGVARKADNDHAGDKTFPGVYVGNGVVVSNGTPINYDNNGTIINYKDLQFADNKTTTHVQDYVSKYYGVDESNLMSKTFAKLREVTLTYDLPASLLKKSFIDRASISLIGRNLLYFYKDKRFKDVDLDQYNYATGASGLQSPTTRRYGLNLNLAF, from the coding sequence ATGGGAGTACACACCTTTAAAAGGGCCACAATATTCCTGTGGCTACTGGTAATTCCTTTTTTAGTACAGGCACAGCGATCTATAACCGGAAAAGTGGTATCCGCAAAGGATAATGCACCAGTTGCCGGCGCCTCTGTGCAAATAAAAGGATCCGGTACCGGAACATCCAGTAACGAAGCAGGCGCCTTTACCATCCAGGTAAAAGAAGGCGATATGCTTATTGTAAGCGGCGTTGGTTTTGATACCAAACAGATCAAAATTACCGGCGAAGACAACCTGACGATTACGCTCAGTGAATCTACAAAAGATTTGAGCGAAGTGGTGGTGACTGCACTTGGGGTAAAGAAAGAAACCAAGAAACTTGGTTATGCCGTGCAGGAAGTAAAAGGCGATATCCTGGTAAAAGCCCGTGACCAGAACCCGATCACCGGGTTAACCGGTAAAGTAGCCGGGTTATCGGTAGGAGCTTCCGCTGAATTGTTACGTAAGCCAACTGTATTATTACGGGGTAATGAAATTAATTTGTATGTAGTGGATGGTATTCCCATTAGTACCGATACCTGGAATATCAGTCCGGACGACATTGAAACGTATACCGTTTTAAAGGGACCTGCCGCAGCGGCGCTCTATGGCAGCCGGGCACAGTATGGCGCCATTCTCATTACCATGAAAAAAGGCACTAAAGCAAAAAAAGGCTTCTCTGTGGAGTTCAATTCAACCAACTCCATCGATAAAGGCTTCCTGGCTTTTCCCCGTGTACAGGATGAATACGGACCAGGCGAGAATGCCCTCTACGCCTTTGGTAATGGTAAAGGCGGCGGTAAAAACGACAACGACTATGATGTATGGGGTCCCCGTTTTGAAGGCCAGCTGATCCCGCAGTATGACGGCGCATATGACCCCACTCAAACATATGTTACTACTTATCCCGGCGGCCACAACCAGGATTATACAGGCCATATAAAACCTACACCGTGGATTGCCCGTGGAGTAAACAATCTCGGCCGTTTTTTGCAAACCGGTTTTCAGTCAACCAATAACGTTGCATTGAGCGCTTCCGGTGAAAATTACAACATGCGGTTCTCGATGTCCCATTCATACCAGAAAAGTATTATCCCCAATATGGGATTGAATATTACCAACTTTAACGTGTATGCGGGGGTGAATGTTAATCCAAGATTAAAGATCGAGGCCAATGTAAATTATAACAGGCAATACACGCCCAACTTCCCCGATGTGGACTATGGGCCAAACAGTTTGATCTATAACGTGGGTATCTGGACGGGTGCAGACTGGGATGTGGAATCACCAGACCTTAAAGCCATCTGGAACCCTTCTAAAATTGGCATTCAATCTGTTTTTGCTGAATACCAACGTTATCATAACCCCTGGTTCATGGTAAAAGAGTGGTTGCGCGGTCATTACAAGAACGATCTGTTCGGTTATGTGTCTGCCAATTTCAAGATCAATAACAACCTGAATGTAACAGCCCGTACACAGGCTACTACGTATGGTTTATTAAGAACGGAAAGTATGCCATTTTCAGCCCACCCATATGGCAGGGAAGGCGGATTGGGCGATTATCGCGAAGATCATCGCAACCTGTTTGAAAATAATAGCGAACTGTTACTGGCTTATAATTACAATGTAAAAAAGTTCGTGAACCTGTCGGGCCTGGCAGGTGGTAACGTTCGCTCTTTTACCTACAACTCCACCTTTACCTCTACCGATTATATGACGGTACCGGGTGTATATACGTTCAGCAATACCCTGAACCCGGTACAAAGCAGCAGTTTTTCATCGGATATGCGGGTATACAGCGCTTATTATTCGCTGGATGCGGCGTTTGATAAATATGCTACAGTGTCTGTAACCGGCCGCCTTGACAAATCATCAGCATTGCCAAAAGCGCACAACAGTTATTTTTATCCGGCGGTTTCCGCAGCAACCGTTATTTCTGATTATGTGCAACTGCCATCAGTGATCTCATACCTGAAAGCAAGAGGTTCCTTTGCAGTGGTGCATGGCGATGCAACTTCGCCTACTATCGGTATGACGCCATTTTCAACCATCTCGGCCTTTGGGGCAACACCTTCGGGTAATTCACTGTACGATTATGTGCTTGGTTATGGTAATAATTACCAGTCACCTTACGGCGGGCCCGATTATTCCCTGGCAGCTGTGTATTCAATGAACAAGCCATATAATAACCAGTCGGCTGCGGCTTATACCAATAACCTGTACGACCCGAACATAAAAACATTCAACCGGGTGAATTATGAAGAAGGCTTCGATATTAAACTGTTGCAAAACAGGCTGGGATTAAGCGCTACTGCCTTTCAGTATGTAGATGGTCCGCGTATTTTGGCTAATCCCATCTCAACCGCCAGCGGTTACAACTATTATTACCTGAATGCGTTAAAAACGCAAAAAACGGGGTATGAATTATCGCTGAATGGTTCGCCGCTCAAAATGCACAATGGCCTTTTCTGGGATGTAACAGTTAACTGGTCAACCTTCCAGGATAAATACAAGGAGTTGCCGCCCGGACAAACTACCTATCAAACCTTTTTCAAGAATGGTGATCGCGTAGATAAATTATTCACCTCTGCGTTTGTTAAAACAGCAGATGGCAGGATCATTCATGACGATGCCGGTAAGCCTCTGCAAAACCCGGTTAGTCAATTCCTGGGTTACCTGAATGCCGATTACCAATGGAGCATTTATAATAAAGTTGGCTATAAAGGATTTACCCTGGGCTTTCAGTTCGATGGAAGCGTAGGTGGCGTTACCACCGATTATATCCATAATAAAACCATGCGTGGCGGCCGCAATATAGAAACCGTACAGGGCGCATTGGGTGTGGCCAGAAAGGCAGATAACGATCATGCCGGTGATAAAACCTTCCCGGGTGTATATGTAGGAAATGGAGTGGTTGTATCGAATGGTACGCCTATCAACTATGATAATAATGGCACCATCATCAACTACAAAGACCTGCAGTTTGCCGATAATAAAACAACTACGCATGTGCAGGATTATGTAAGTAAGTACTATGGTGTTGATGAGAGTAACCTCATGAGTAAAACCTTTGCCAAGTTGCGCGAAGTAACGCTCACTTACGATCTGCCGGCAAGCCTGTTAAAGAAATCGTTTATCGACCGGGCCAGTATTTCACTCATCGGCCGGAATCTTCTTTATTTCTATAAAGACAAACGGTTTAAAGACGTAGACCTGGACCAGTACAATTATGCCACCGGGGCTTCAGGCTTGCAATCGCCTACAACCCGCCGTTATGGATTGAACCTGAACCTGGCATTTTAG
- a CDS encoding helix-turn-helix domain-containing protein: MHEDLILLIGQHIKSKRNDKNITLEELANRAGVTKGLISQIENNRTVPSLPVLFNLIHGLNEDIKTFFDDMHDHFTNGHVLIIRKGEEKAFEKEPVRGFSYKRILTKSLITQAVDFVLLELKKGAGRKQMIRTDAFECKHVLKGRVEYEIEKETFTLEAGDTLFFDGRAHHRLRNIGNSDASLLVVYFF; encoded by the coding sequence ATGCACGAAGATTTAATTCTCCTGATCGGTCAGCATATAAAATCGAAACGAAACGATAAAAACATTACGCTCGAAGAACTGGCCAACAGGGCAGGGGTTACCAAGGGATTGATCTCCCAGATCGAAAACAACCGTACTGTTCCCTCTTTACCCGTACTGTTTAATTTAATACACGGGTTGAATGAAGACATAAAAACCTTCTTTGATGATATGCATGATCATTTCACCAATGGACATGTATTAATAATACGCAAGGGCGAAGAAAAGGCCTTTGAAAAAGAACCGGTAAGAGGTTTTTCCTATAAACGTATATTGACCAAAAGCCTCATTACCCAGGCAGTTGATTTTGTATTGCTTGAATTAAAAAAAGGCGCCGGAAGAAAACAAATGATCCGCACCGATGCCTTTGAATGTAAACATGTATTGAAAGGCAGGGTCGAGTATGAGATAGAAAAAGAAACATTTACCCTGGAAGCCGGCGATACCTTATTCTTTGATGGCCGCGCCCATCATAGGTTACGGAATATTGGTAATTCGGATGCATCGCTGTTGGTAGTTTATTTTTTTTAA
- a CDS encoding phosphatase PAP2 family protein codes for MYFFDWLDHIDKIAFTFIHKDMSTRWLDYLMLLLRNQYTWIPLYVFMLYWTYKLDRPTGLKFICLTLLCFAITDFTSSSILKYHFERLRPCYDEDMTTVVRGIIGCGGKYSFPSSHASNHFGLATFWYFTIFHIKQQKWHWLWFWAFAICYAQVYVGKHFPFDIVGGAVLGIFTGLCMFKLFEAWVKRDYNKYLKNPSLSLP; via the coding sequence ATGTATTTTTTCGACTGGCTCGACCATATTGACAAGATTGCTTTTACTTTCATTCACAAAGACATGAGCACCCGCTGGCTCGATTACCTCATGTTGTTGCTGCGCAATCAATACACCTGGATTCCCCTGTACGTTTTCATGCTTTACTGGACATATAAGCTTGACCGGCCTACCGGTTTAAAGTTTATTTGTTTAACACTGCTATGTTTTGCCATTACTGATTTTACCAGTAGTAGCATTCTTAAATATCATTTTGAACGGTTACGTCCCTGTTACGATGAGGACATGACCACTGTAGTCCGCGGTATTATTGGTTGTGGTGGAAAATATTCCTTCCCCTCTTCGCATGCTTCCAACCATTTTGGGTTGGCTACATTCTGGTACTTTACCATCTTTCATATTAAGCAACAAAAATGGCACTGGCTGTGGTTTTGGGCATTTGCCATCTGCTATGCCCAGGTATATGTTGGTAAACATTTTCCGTTTGATATAGTTGGCGGCGCGGTACTGGGTATTTTTACCGGTTTGTGTATGTTTAAATTATTTGAAGCCTGGGTAAAACGCGATTACAATAAGTATTTAAAAAATCCTTCCTTAAGTTTGCCTTAG